One part of the Gemmatimonas sp. genome encodes these proteins:
- a CDS encoding VWA domain-containing protein — translation MNGADSLGAYWLEQLAGLSLFGLGFARPWALLLLLLLPLWLWWLRRHEASRLTIPFSRADMLARGPRPALRFVKWIPWLRALALAGVIIAVAQPRSGARASTVNSEGIDIALTVDISSSMLAEDFQPQNRMEVAREKLKRFVMARKTDRVGLVAFSGEALTQVPLTTDYPVVLAAIDNLQVGQLEDGTAIGTAIATAANRLRNSPGRSRVMVLLTDGENNRGAIDPRTAAQAAGAFGIRIYTIGVGSEGMAPVPVGRGLFGLRYENRPVKIDEPLLTEIASTTGGRYFRAKDAAALQAIYEQIDQLERSAVEAKAFIRYTEQFRWPLLLGVVALLGELWLRARRGVLP, via the coding sequence ATGAACGGCGCCGACTCCCTCGGAGCCTACTGGCTCGAGCAGCTCGCCGGCCTTTCGCTCTTCGGCCTCGGGTTCGCTCGGCCTTGGGCGCTGCTGTTGCTGCTGCTCCTGCCGCTCTGGCTCTGGTGGTTGCGGCGCCACGAAGCCTCGCGGCTGACCATTCCGTTCTCGCGTGCCGACATGCTCGCCCGCGGCCCGCGGCCCGCGTTGCGCTTCGTGAAGTGGATCCCGTGGCTGCGCGCGCTGGCGCTTGCCGGCGTCATCATCGCTGTGGCACAGCCCCGCTCCGGGGCGCGAGCGTCCACGGTCAACAGCGAGGGGATCGACATCGCCCTCACCGTGGACATTTCGAGCTCCATGCTCGCCGAAGACTTCCAACCGCAGAACCGCATGGAAGTGGCGCGCGAGAAGCTCAAGCGCTTCGTCATGGCCCGCAAGACCGATCGCGTGGGGCTCGTGGCGTTCTCCGGTGAGGCGCTCACGCAGGTGCCGCTCACGACCGACTATCCCGTCGTGCTCGCCGCCATCGACAATCTGCAGGTGGGCCAGCTCGAAGACGGCACCGCGATTGGCACGGCCATTGCCACGGCGGCCAACCGGCTGCGCAATTCACCGGGCCGCTCGCGCGTCATGGTGTTGCTCACCGACGGCGAGAACAACCGCGGCGCCATCGACCCGCGCACGGCCGCGCAAGCCGCGGGCGCGTTCGGTATTCGCATCTACACGATCGGCGTTGGCAGCGAAGGCATGGCCCCGGTGCCCGTGGGGCGCGGACTCTTTGGTCTGCGCTACGAAAACCGGCCGGTCAAGATCGATGAACCGCTGCTCACCGAAATCGCGTCCACCACGGGAGGCCGATACTTCCGCGCCAAGGACGCGGCCGCGCTGCAGGCCATCTACGAGCAGATCGATCAGTTGGAACGCTCGGCCGTGGAAGCGAAGGCGTTCATTCGGTATACCGAGCAGTTCCGCTGGCCGCTGCTGCTCGGTGTGGTCGCGCTGCTCGGTGAGCTCTGGCTCCGCGCGCGGCGTGGGGTGCTGCCGTGA
- the rpsT gene encoding 30S ribosomal protein S20: MPNIKSAKKDLRKSRAAAVRNRAQRSALRTAVKKAKTATAAADDRLNAVSLLDRAARKGLIHKNAAARQKSKLAKQANKAAAA, from the coding sequence GTGCCGAATATCAAGTCCGCAAAGAAGGATCTGCGGAAGTCGCGTGCGGCGGCGGTGCGTAACCGCGCCCAGCGCTCGGCGCTGCGGACTGCCGTGAAGAAGGCGAAGACGGCGACTGCGGCGGCGGATGACCGTCTCAATGCCGTGTCGCTGCTCGATCGCGCGGCGCGCAAGGGACTCATTCACAAGAACGCGGCCGCTCGTCAGAAGAGCAAGCTCGCGAAGCAGGCCAACAAGGCCGCCGCCGCGTAA
- a CDS encoding VWA domain-containing protein, producing the protein MNFLAPLTIPLGDNVPPLVLDAPWLLGLAVILPWAVWWLQRQRMVQRTQRLARFAEPQALQRLMPQAAGDRRRTGRLVVAAACIGLAMAGPRWGLASGPVSSRGIDMAIALDASLSMMAPDEKPNRLERMKQEVRRLRAMSQADRVALIAFAGRSYILTPLTSDDGAIELFLENLDPSVVGQAGSSLAKALRQGTELLLASDGSADRALVLMTDGESFDTTEDVETAAREAGAKGISVVTVGFGTTAGSTIPVRDGSVVKNKVDDEGNVVVTRYSPTLLEQAATAANGTFIPAEASDKASRIRATLRTLRTARRSIDTREDHVPRFLWLLVPALLLLGWDTWRLVTPRRRPARQPSGAPVSALVLLALIPPAFVACGREPDPAALFAEGRVAEAVAAYRALVAQGDSSARTLYNLGSAVLGADSVTEAQVLLDAVRKNSEGEVRARARFNAGLAALKQGRVPDNPDADQQLSAARAAYRAFLTERPGYADAKWNYELALRKQPPQSGGGGGGGGGGSNQNNEQQQEPQSDGGLDQRQADALLNSAAREEKDVQGRKQRQGRVPPGGKDW; encoded by the coding sequence ATGAATTTTCTCGCGCCGCTCACCATCCCGCTGGGCGATAATGTTCCGCCGCTCGTCCTCGACGCCCCGTGGCTGCTGGGACTCGCCGTGATCCTGCCGTGGGCCGTGTGGTGGCTGCAGCGGCAGCGCATGGTACAACGCACGCAACGACTGGCCCGCTTCGCCGAGCCGCAGGCGTTGCAGCGACTGATGCCGCAAGCGGCAGGCGACCGTCGGCGCACCGGGCGCCTGGTCGTGGCCGCGGCGTGCATCGGTCTCGCCATGGCCGGCCCGCGCTGGGGGCTCGCCAGTGGCCCGGTCAGTTCGCGCGGTATCGATATGGCCATCGCGCTGGATGCGTCGCTTTCCATGATGGCGCCCGACGAAAAGCCCAATCGCCTCGAGCGCATGAAGCAGGAAGTGCGGCGGCTGCGGGCCATGTCGCAGGCCGATCGCGTGGCCCTCATTGCCTTCGCCGGTCGCAGTTACATCCTCACGCCGCTCACGTCCGACGACGGCGCGATCGAACTGTTTCTGGAGAATCTCGACCCGAGTGTGGTGGGGCAGGCCGGGAGCTCGTTGGCCAAGGCACTGCGCCAGGGCACGGAACTGCTGCTCGCCAGCGATGGCAGCGCCGATCGGGCTCTCGTGCTCATGACCGATGGCGAGTCCTTCGACACGACCGAGGATGTGGAGACGGCGGCACGCGAAGCCGGCGCCAAGGGCATCAGCGTAGTCACGGTGGGGTTCGGGACCACGGCGGGCAGCACCATTCCCGTGCGCGACGGCTCGGTGGTGAAGAACAAGGTGGATGACGAGGGCAACGTGGTCGTCACCCGCTATTCCCCCACCTTGCTCGAACAGGCGGCCACGGCGGCCAACGGCACGTTCATTCCCGCGGAAGCGTCCGACAAGGCCTCGCGCATCCGGGCCACACTGCGTACGCTGCGCACGGCTCGCCGGTCGATCGATACCCGGGAAGATCACGTCCCGCGCTTTCTGTGGCTGCTGGTGCCGGCGTTGCTGCTGCTGGGCTGGGACACGTGGCGACTCGTCACGCCTCGCCGTCGCCCTGCACGGCAGCCCAGTGGGGCGCCGGTGAGTGCCCTTGTGCTCCTCGCTCTCATCCCCCCGGCCTTCGTGGCCTGCGGCCGCGAACCGGATCCTGCCGCCCTGTTTGCGGAAGGGCGCGTGGCGGAAGCTGTGGCGGCTTATCGTGCCCTGGTCGCGCAAGGCGACAGTTCCGCGCGCACCCTGTACAACCTGGGCTCGGCCGTGCTCGGCGCCGACTCGGTGACGGAAGCACAGGTGCTGCTCGACGCGGTGCGCAAGAACAGCGAGGGCGAAGTGCGCGCCCGCGCGCGATTCAACGCGGGGCTGGCGGCACTCAAGCAGGGACGCGTGCCGGACAACCCCGACGCTGACCAGCAATTGTCCGCCGCGCGCGCCGCCTATCGCGCGTTCCTCACGGAACGCCCCGGGTACGCCGACGCGAAGTGGAATTATGAGCTCGCGCTTCGGAAGCAGCCGCCGCAGAGTGGAGGCGGTGGGGGCGGCGGCGGCGGTGGCAGCAACCAGAACAATGAGCAGCAGCAGGAGCCGCAGTCCGACGGCGGGCTCGACCAGCGGCAGGCCGATGCGTTGCTCAACAGCGCGGCGCGTGAAGAGAAGGACGTGCAGGGACGCAAGCAACGGCAGGGACGTGTCCCGCCCGGTGGGAAGGACTGGTGA
- the scpB gene encoding SMC-Scp complex subunit ScpB, with protein MTPLAKLLEAALFAAPRPIPLTALEALDPESSPAAVAAALDELREHYNVDGHGVELVEQGVGWQILTRAEYAEAIERAQVAVRPQKLSAAALETLAIVAYRQPIGRAEIEEIRGVAVGSVLKSLHERNLIDIVGRSEGIGRPLLYGTTPQFLEQFALRHLEELPRADELAIALRGAGNTAVVPE; from the coding sequence GTGACGCCATTAGCGAAGCTGCTTGAAGCGGCGCTGTTCGCTGCCCCGCGGCCCATCCCGCTGACGGCGCTGGAGGCGCTCGATCCCGAGTCGAGCCCCGCCGCCGTGGCCGCCGCCTTGGATGAACTCCGCGAGCACTACAACGTGGACGGCCACGGCGTGGAACTCGTCGAACAGGGCGTGGGCTGGCAGATCCTGACGCGGGCCGAATACGCCGAAGCCATCGAACGCGCCCAGGTGGCCGTGCGCCCGCAGAAACTGTCGGCGGCTGCGCTGGAGACGCTCGCCATCGTGGCCTACCGGCAGCCCATCGGGCGCGCGGAGATCGAGGAGATCCGCGGCGTCGCCGTGGGCTCGGTGCTCAAGTCGCTGCACGAGCGCAACCTCATCGACATCGTGGGGCGCAGCGAAGGCATCGGTCGCCCGCTCCTCTACGGTACCACGCCGCAGTTCCTCGAGCAGTTTGCCCTGCGTCACCTCGAAGAGCTCCCGCGCGCCGACGAACTGGCCATCGCCTTGCGCGGCGCGGGGAACACCGCGGTCGTGCCCGAGTGA
- a CDS encoding site-2 protease family protein, with amino-acid sequence MDFAQQLALVFPVLLFSMVAHEYAHGYAAMRQGDMTAYQLGRLTWNPIKHIDPFMTIILPVMLAFLGGPIFGGAKPVPVNPRNYREYRKGDIIVSLAGVAVNVLIALACVPLVMGVGLLGQQFPQLLRPLFVLQLMFMQGIVLNLVLAAFNLIPIPPLDGSHVFKYLLPPQWSLQYQRIGAVGFLLLFALLSFGRPLVNAWMSPAFATARLAQQVYLPYLLPNPFDA; translated from the coding sequence GTGGACTTCGCCCAGCAACTTGCCCTCGTCTTTCCCGTCCTGCTCTTCTCGATGGTCGCCCACGAGTATGCGCACGGCTACGCGGCGATGAGGCAGGGAGACATGACCGCCTACCAGCTTGGGCGGCTCACGTGGAACCCCATCAAGCACATCGACCCCTTCATGACCATCATCCTCCCGGTCATGCTGGCGTTTCTGGGCGGGCCCATCTTCGGCGGGGCCAAGCCGGTTCCCGTCAACCCGCGCAATTACCGCGAGTACCGCAAGGGCGACATCATCGTGTCGCTGGCCGGCGTGGCGGTAAATGTGCTCATTGCCCTCGCCTGCGTCCCGCTCGTCATGGGCGTCGGGCTGCTGGGGCAGCAGTTCCCGCAGCTGCTCAGGCCGCTCTTCGTGCTGCAGCTCATGTTCATGCAAGGCATCGTGCTCAACCTGGTGCTGGCGGCGTTCAATCTCATTCCTATTCCGCCGCTCGACGGGTCGCACGTCTTCAAATATCTCCTGCCGCCGCAGTGGTCGCTGCAGTACCAGCGCATCGGCGCCGTCGGGTTCCTGCTCCTCTTCGCGCTGCTCTCCTTTGGTCGGCCGCTCGTGAATGCCTGGATGAGTCCCGCCTTCGCCACCGCCCGACTCGCCCAGCAGGTGTACCTTCCGTATTTGCTCCCCAACCCTTTCGACGCGTGA
- a CDS encoding pseudouridine synthase gives MTPPRRSGGDGGGRQAPGARSPGGKATGGKPVGGKPVGGKPVGGKARGKPGDGRPGTVAASRGRGAPTGAAPTNRDFAAARVEARRDAARTGTKTTGRAAPVAPGKAGSTTKARDEGPMRVQRALARGGVVSRRGADQAVADGRVQVNGTVAQIGQVVDPRRDVITLDGVRVETHVTEHRWIVLNKPAAVMTTRRDPQARTTVFDLVEDVPGLVYVGRLDFMTEGVLLLTTDGTAAHALTHPSREVERTYVATVRGDASAAAREARDGVQLEDGVVMPRDVQAYPLGSRRWAFEITITEGKTHEVRRICDALGLEVERLVRVSFGPVKLGNLAAGEARALTNAERTVLDALIAQR, from the coding sequence GTGACGCCGCCACGTCGGTCCGGTGGTGACGGCGGCGGCCGCCAGGCCCCCGGAGCACGTAGCCCCGGTGGCAAGGCCACGGGCGGCAAGCCCGTCGGCGGCAAGCCCGTCGGCGGCAAGCCGGTCGGCGGCAAGGCACGCGGAAAACCGGGCGATGGGCGTCCCGGGACGGTAGCGGCCTCGCGCGGGCGCGGCGCACCGACCGGCGCGGCACCCACCAACCGCGACTTCGCCGCCGCCCGTGTGGAAGCGCGGCGCGACGCGGCGCGTACCGGAACCAAGACAACCGGCAGGGCCGCCCCGGTGGCGCCCGGCAAGGCCGGCAGCACCACCAAGGCACGTGACGAAGGCCCCATGCGCGTGCAGCGCGCCCTGGCGCGGGGCGGCGTCGTTTCACGCCGCGGCGCCGATCAGGCCGTGGCCGACGGGCGGGTGCAGGTCAATGGCACGGTGGCGCAGATTGGCCAGGTCGTCGACCCTCGGCGCGATGTCATCACCCTCGATGGCGTACGAGTCGAGACGCACGTGACCGAGCATCGCTGGATCGTGCTCAACAAGCCCGCCGCGGTCATGACCACCCGCCGCGATCCGCAGGCCAGGACCACCGTCTTCGACCTCGTCGAGGACGTGCCGGGGCTCGTGTACGTGGGACGGCTCGACTTCATGACCGAAGGCGTGTTGCTCCTCACCACGGACGGCACCGCTGCCCACGCCCTCACCCACCCGAGCCGCGAGGTGGAGCGCACGTACGTGGCGACGGTACGCGGCGATGCCTCCGCCGCCGCGCGCGAAGCACGGGACGGGGTGCAACTCGAGGACGGCGTGGTGATGCCGCGTGACGTGCAGGCCTATCCGCTGGGTTCACGGCGGTGGGCGTTCGAGATCACCATCACCGAAGGCAAGACCCACGAGGTGCGACGCATCTGCGACGCGCTGGGCCTCGAGGTGGAGCGTCTCGTCCGCGTCAGCTTTGGCCCGGTGAAGCTCGGCAATCTGGCGGCGGGAGAGGCCCGGGCACTCACCAATGCCGAACGCACGGTGCTCGACGCGCTCATCGCCCAGCGCTAG
- a CDS encoding AAA family ATPase — protein MTTSVATSHDAALVQGVVREVARRIVGQEYMVERLLISLLTGGHVLLEGVPGLAKTLTVRTLAETVRTSFQRIQFTPDLLPADVIGTQIFDQQTGEFRVKRGPIFANIILADEINRAPAKVQAALLEAMQEKQVTIGGTTYKLAEPFLVLATQNPIEQEGTYPLPEAQVDRFMMKLRVGYPTRAEEKEILRRMAGGDQTTIVPVASPEELLDARRRIAELYMDERIVDYIVDLVHATRHPADIGAPDLKPLIEFGASPRATIALGQAARAHAFLRGRAFVTPDDVKSIAPDVLRHRVLTSFEADAEGVTSDTIVARLLAVVDAP, from the coding sequence GTGACCACGAGTGTCGCCACGTCGCATGACGCGGCTCTGGTGCAGGGGGTGGTACGCGAAGTCGCGCGCCGCATCGTCGGCCAGGAGTACATGGTCGAGCGCCTGCTCATCAGCCTGCTCACCGGGGGCCACGTCCTGCTCGAGGGCGTTCCAGGCCTGGCCAAGACGCTCACGGTACGCACCCTGGCCGAAACGGTGCGCACCTCGTTCCAGCGCATTCAGTTCACCCCCGACTTGCTCCCGGCCGACGTCATCGGCACGCAGATCTTCGATCAGCAAACGGGGGAGTTTCGCGTCAAGCGCGGCCCCATCTTCGCCAACATCATCCTCGCCGACGAAATCAATCGCGCGCCGGCCAAGGTGCAGGCGGCGCTGCTCGAAGCCATGCAGGAGAAGCAGGTCACGATCGGCGGCACCACGTACAAGCTCGCCGAGCCATTCCTCGTGCTCGCCACGCAGAATCCCATCGAGCAGGAGGGCACGTATCCCCTGCCGGAGGCGCAGGTCGACCGCTTCATGATGAAGCTGCGCGTGGGATACCCCACCCGTGCGGAGGAGAAGGAAATCCTGCGGCGCATGGCCGGCGGCGACCAGACCACCATCGTGCCCGTGGCCTCCCCCGAAGAACTGCTCGACGCCCGCCGGCGCATCGCCGAGCTGTACATGGACGAACGCATCGTCGATTACATCGTCGACCTGGTGCACGCCACCCGCCACCCCGCCGACATCGGCGCCCCCGATCTCAAGCCGCTCATCGAGTTCGGCGCCTCGCCGCGCGCGACCATCGCCCTCGGGCAGGCGGCGCGCGCGCATGCCTTCCTGCGTGGTCGCGCCTTCGTCACCCCCGATGACGTGAAGAGCATTGCCCCCGACGTGCTGCGCCATCGCGTGCTCACGTCATTCGAGGCGGACGCCGAGGGGGTCACCAGCGATACCATCGTGGCGCGACTGCTCGCGGTGGTGGATGCCCCGTGA
- a CDS encoding DUF58 domain-containing protein, which yields MSVLSIAPAAVLRQVRRIEVRTRRLVDSRFAGEYRSLFKGQGMEFAEVREYQPGDEVRSIDWNVSARMGRPFVKRYVEERELTIMLAIDLSGSSRFGTRARFKHDLAIELAGVLALAAVRNNDRVGLMLFSDQVEHALPARKGRKHALRLIRDLLTAQPKGRGTSMTVAIDRLMRLLPHRSVVFLASDFIADDVEKPLARLAQRHDVIAVTLEDPAERVLPNVGPARLEDPETGTVVEVDTSHPAVRSAFAQRVAAEDEARRKLFGRLGLDEIIVHTEHGYVDALLAFFRARSRRPHGAVRAGPRGALGDAALAVETRAVTSR from the coding sequence GTGAGCGTCCTGTCCATCGCACCGGCGGCCGTGCTGCGGCAGGTGCGTCGCATCGAGGTGCGTACGCGCCGCCTGGTCGATTCGCGCTTCGCCGGCGAGTATCGGTCGCTCTTCAAGGGGCAGGGCATGGAGTTCGCCGAAGTGCGCGAGTACCAGCCCGGCGACGAGGTGCGTTCGATCGACTGGAACGTGTCCGCCCGCATGGGGCGCCCCTTCGTGAAGCGCTACGTGGAGGAGCGCGAGCTCACCATCATGCTCGCCATCGACCTCTCGGGGTCGTCGCGCTTCGGCACGCGCGCGCGCTTCAAGCATGATCTGGCCATCGAGCTGGCCGGTGTGCTCGCGCTCGCCGCGGTGCGCAACAACGATCGCGTGGGGCTCATGCTCTTCAGCGACCAGGTCGAACACGCGCTGCCGGCGCGCAAAGGGCGCAAGCACGCGTTGCGCCTCATTCGGGACTTGCTCACGGCGCAACCGAAGGGGCGGGGCACCTCCATGACGGTCGCGATCGACCGGCTCATGCGCCTCCTGCCGCACCGCAGCGTCGTCTTCCTCGCCTCCGACTTCATCGCCGACGATGTCGAGAAGCCCCTCGCGCGACTGGCCCAGCGGCACGATGTCATTGCCGTCACGCTCGAGGATCCCGCCGAGCGGGTGCTGCCCAACGTCGGCCCCGCACGTCTCGAGGACCCCGAGACGGGGACGGTCGTGGAAGTCGACACGTCGCACCCGGCGGTGCGCAGCGCTTTCGCGCAGCGCGTTGCTGCCGAAGACGAGGCACGGCGAAAGCTGTTCGGTCGCCTGGGGCTCGACGAGATCATCGTGCACACCGAGCACGGGTACGTCGATGCGCTCCTCGCCTTTTTCCGGGCGCGCTCACGACGACCGCACGGCGCCGTGCGCGCCGGTCCCCGTGGGGCACTCGGTGACGCGGCGCTGGCCGTGGAAACACGCGCGGTGACGAGCCGATGA
- a CDS encoding ScpA family protein: MIAPNFRPVESESSSFVIELSQFTGPLDLLLSLIRDEQVDIYDIPIARIAEQFLARISTLGLDEAADYLEMAARLLRIKAQMLLPRADGEDAWEDPRAELVRRLLEYQQMREVVDLLERRGEERRHQFARRYVHVAADITPLNAPLALSLGELLAAVDRVLRTTKEPKFHDVVPRALDVAGAMTTIRKVIAMRQHARWADLVGRDAEPWQILSVLLALLEMAKLGELRIAQHRPFASVEITRDAISEAA; this comes from the coding sequence GTGATTGCCCCCAACTTTCGCCCCGTCGAGTCCGAGTCGTCGTCGTTCGTCATCGAGCTCAGCCAGTTCACCGGCCCGCTCGACCTGCTGCTGTCGCTCATCCGCGATGAGCAGGTGGACATCTACGACATCCCCATTGCCCGCATCGCCGAGCAGTTTCTCGCGCGCATCAGCACCCTGGGGCTCGACGAGGCGGCCGACTATCTCGAAATGGCCGCCCGGCTGCTGCGCATCAAGGCGCAGATGCTGTTGCCGCGTGCCGACGGGGAGGACGCGTGGGAGGATCCGCGCGCCGAACTGGTGCGCCGCCTCCTCGAGTACCAGCAGATGCGGGAAGTCGTCGACCTGCTCGAGCGTCGCGGTGAAGAGCGCCGCCACCAGTTCGCCAGACGGTACGTGCATGTCGCGGCCGACATCACGCCGCTCAACGCGCCACTGGCGCTGTCGCTCGGCGAGCTGCTCGCCGCCGTCGATCGCGTCCTCCGCACGACCAAGGAGCCCAAGTTCCATGACGTCGTGCCGCGGGCACTCGATGTGGCGGGGGCCATGACCACCATCCGCAAGGTCATCGCCATGCGGCAGCACGCGCGCTGGGCCGATCTGGTCGGCCGCGACGCGGAGCCGTGGCAAATCCTGTCCGTGCTGCTGGCCCTGCTCGAAATGGCGAAGCTCGGTGAGCTGCGTATCGCGCAGCATCGTCCCTTCGCCTCCGTGGAGATTACCCGTGACGCCATTAGCGAAGCTGCTTGA